A genomic window from Natronoarchaeum mannanilyticum includes:
- a CDS encoding YihY/virulence factor BrkB family protein: protein MPSLSEATDLAKRVFGEFSEKNVSFMAGGIAYNAFISLAPLLILLFLVVSTLGGGLEQRVVDSAGTWLPGPIADVVAQLFQGDGSSGGASAIGLIVLIWGTLKIFRGLDTAFSEIYETVDENSFSDKLKDGVVVLGALVVAIVATVGVSAAFAVLSDTIPFIGLLTPLVLLAGLAIAFFPMYYVFPDADLEPREVLPGVAFAAVGWAALQGLFQVYLAFSDPGAGSFFGGVIVLVTYLYFSGLVLLLGAVINAVVGDHSTGKPGGVGRGAASNAEEGSERTLDRSQVAAYLWTLREDLTGYYGETRPADEDEHPRPDGDVRVIEHSEPEGDEETWTVTLQWESDGESLDRVPSDDRVPSDDHTHSGDGRPADD from the coding sequence ATGCCCAGCCTCTCAGAAGCGACCGACCTCGCGAAGCGCGTGTTCGGCGAGTTCTCCGAAAAGAACGTCTCGTTCATGGCCGGCGGGATCGCGTACAACGCCTTCATCTCGCTGGCGCCGCTACTGATCTTGCTGTTTCTGGTCGTCTCGACGCTCGGCGGCGGCCTCGAACAGCGCGTCGTCGACTCGGCGGGCACCTGGCTGCCCGGCCCGATCGCCGACGTCGTCGCCCAGCTGTTCCAGGGCGACGGGTCGTCCGGCGGCGCCTCCGCAATCGGCCTGATCGTGCTGATCTGGGGGACGCTCAAGATCTTCCGCGGGCTCGACACGGCGTTCTCGGAGATCTACGAAACCGTCGACGAGAACTCCTTTAGCGACAAGCTGAAAGACGGCGTCGTCGTGCTCGGGGCGCTCGTCGTCGCCATCGTGGCGACGGTCGGCGTCAGCGCCGCCTTCGCCGTGCTCTCGGACACGATCCCCTTTATCGGGCTGTTGACACCGCTCGTGTTGTTGGCGGGGCTCGCGATCGCCTTCTTCCCGATGTACTACGTGTTCCCCGACGCCGACCTCGAACCGCGCGAGGTGTTACCGGGCGTCGCGTTCGCGGCGGTCGGCTGGGCGGCGCTGCAGGGGCTCTTTCAGGTGTATCTCGCGTTTTCCGATCCAGGCGCGGGGAGCTTCTTCGGCGGCGTCATCGTGCTCGTGACGTACCTGTACTTCTCGGGGCTGGTGCTCCTGCTGGGCGCGGTGATCAACGCGGTGGTCGGCGACCACTCCACCGGGAAGCCGGGCGGCGTCGGCCGGGGGGCGGCGAGCAACGCAGAGGAGGGGAGCGAACGCACGCTCGACCGCAGCCAGGTCGCCGCGTACCTCTGGACGCTGCGGGAGGATCTGACCGGCTACTACGGCGAGACGCGGCCCGCCGACGAGGACGAGCACCCGCGTCCGGACGGCGACGTTCGGGTGATCGAGCATTCGGAACCGGAGGGCGACGAGGAAACGTGGACGGTCACGCTCCAGTGGGAGTCGGACGGCGAGTCGCTCGATCGCGTACCGTCGGACGACCGCGTGCCCTCGGACGACCACACGCACTCGGGCGACGGGCGGCCGGCCGACGACTGA
- a CDS encoding hemolysin family protein, with the protein MVDFVFSAARLLLALALVALNGFFVASEFAFVKVRATRVDAMVEEGGKAALRVQEAMDNLDDYLAVTQLGITLSSLGLGWAGEPAVAAVIEPVLGAVLPEGVVHIVAVAIGFSIITFLHVVFGELAPKTLAIQEAERIALLVSAPMKVFYYLFIPGLVVFNGTANYFTGLIGVSPASESEETHSEEELLTIVGRSGEHGAIDVEEVEMIESVFDLGDTIAREVMTPRPDVATVAARTPLSELRSIAATGPYTRYVVVDEETDEPVEGFVHAKDVLRAIEEMSAAADDGESEPLARDLVREVLVVPETRRIDDILSEFQARNVQMAVVIDEWGALEGILTIEDVLEELVGEITDEFDLDDHEPSMVQLEDGAWELDGGVPIDRVNERLGAAFANDEYDTIGGVVLGALGSDPATGDRVELDGYAATVEAVDGTRISTVVLRETDAGDGSDDVLDDSAGADAGDGTDATGSGGE; encoded by the coding sequence ATGGTCGATTTCGTCTTTTCCGCCGCCAGACTGCTGCTGGCGCTGGCCCTCGTCGCACTGAACGGCTTCTTCGTGGCCTCCGAGTTCGCGTTCGTCAAGGTCCGGGCGACGCGCGTCGACGCGATGGTCGAGGAGGGCGGGAAGGCCGCCCTGCGGGTCCAGGAGGCGATGGACAACCTCGACGACTACCTGGCGGTCACCCAGCTGGGCATCACGCTGTCCTCGCTGGGGCTGGGGTGGGCCGGCGAGCCCGCCGTCGCCGCCGTGATCGAACCGGTGCTCGGCGCCGTGCTTCCCGAGGGTGTTGTCCACATCGTCGCGGTCGCGATCGGCTTCTCGATCATCACGTTCCTGCACGTCGTGTTCGGCGAACTGGCGCCGAAGACGCTGGCGATCCAGGAGGCCGAGCGGATCGCCCTGCTGGTCTCGGCGCCGATGAAGGTGTTCTACTACCTGTTCATCCCCGGCCTCGTCGTCTTTAATGGCACGGCGAACTACTTCACCGGTCTCATCGGCGTCTCGCCGGCTTCCGAGTCCGAGGAGACCCACAGCGAGGAGGAGCTCCTGACGATCGTCGGCCGGTCGGGCGAGCACGGCGCGATCGACGTCGAGGAAGTCGAGATGATCGAGTCAGTGTTCGACTTGGGCGACACGATCGCCCGCGAGGTGATGACGCCCCGGCCCGACGTCGCGACCGTCGCCGCGCGAACGCCGCTGTCGGAGCTGCGGTCGATCGCCGCCACCGGGCCCTACACCCGGTACGTCGTCGTCGACGAGGAGACCGACGAGCCCGTCGAGGGGTTCGTCCACGCCAAAGACGTGCTGCGCGCGATCGAGGAGATGAGCGCCGCGGCGGACGACGGCGAGAGCGAACCGCTCGCCCGCGACCTGGTGCGCGAGGTGCTGGTCGTCCCCGAGACGCGCCGGATCGACGACATCCTTTCGGAGTTTCAGGCGCGCAACGTCCAGATGGCGGTCGTGATCGACGAGTGGGGCGCCCTCGAGGGGATCCTCACGATCGAGGACGTTCTCGAGGAGCTGGTCGGCGAGATCACCGACGAGTTCGACCTCGACGATCACGAGCCCTCGATGGTACAACTCGAAGATGGCGCCTGGGAGCTCGACGGCGGCGTCCCGATCGACCGGGTCAACGAGCGCCTCGGGGCCGCGTTCGCGAACGACGAGTACGACACGATCGGCGGCGTCGTGCTGGGCGCGCTCGGCAGCGATCCCGCGACGGGCGATCGCGTCGAACTCGACGGCTACGCCGCGACGGTCGAGGCCGTCGACGGGACCCGGATCTCGACGGTCGTCCTTAGAGAAACCGACGCCGGCGACGGATCCGACGACGTGCTCGACGATTCCGCCGGCGCGGACGCCGGAGACGGCACCGACGCGACCGGATCCGGCGGGGAGTGA
- a CDS encoding replication factor C large subunit, translated as MTDWTEKYRPDTLAEVRGNDKARDALKEWAESWEDHRKAAIVHGSPGIGKTSAAHALANDMGWPVMELNASDQRQGDVIDRIAGEASKSGTLTAGGAGRRLVIMDEADNFHGNADYGGSRAVTGVVKDANQPIVLIANEFYDMSQSLRNACEEIEFRDVSTRSIVPVLRDICRQEGVEFEDDALQKIAEQTSGDLRSAINDLQAVAEQTETLTVDDVMTGERDTTEGIFDYLDDVIKKLDAEEALKASYDVDETPDDMINWIEDNMPKDYEGRELADAYGYLANADRWLGRVRATQNYSYWRYAGDNMTAGVAAARQGSKGGWTRYGPPSYWSKLGRSKGTRQTRDGIARRIAETSGTSIGTARRRVLPFLSVMTHHCKNRELTVRMAAAYDLDAKELSFVTGSGEDTNKIQSIVEDAEELREDAAVEHSGGAFEGATRSTDDAPENADGDEDRDGEEGDDGDADGQATLAASAGDVDSKDGDASAAEGGDADAASSDGNADAEAAEEDDDQSGLDDFF; from the coding sequence ATGACCGACTGGACGGAGAAGTACCGCCCCGACACCCTCGCCGAGGTCCGGGGGAACGACAAGGCCCGCGACGCGCTCAAGGAGTGGGCCGAGTCCTGGGAGGACCACCGGAAGGCGGCGATCGTCCACGGGAGCCCGGGGATCGGCAAGACCTCCGCGGCCCACGCGCTGGCCAACGACATGGGCTGGCCGGTGATGGAACTCAACGCCAGCGACCAGCGCCAGGGCGACGTGATCGACCGGATCGCGGGCGAAGCCTCCAAGAGCGGGACGCTGACCGCCGGGGGCGCCGGGCGACGACTCGTCATCATGGACGAGGCGGACAACTTCCACGGCAACGCCGACTACGGCGGCTCGCGAGCGGTCACCGGCGTCGTCAAGGACGCGAATCAGCCGATCGTGCTGATCGCCAACGAGTTCTACGACATGTCCCAGAGCCTGCGCAACGCCTGCGAGGAGATCGAGTTCCGCGACGTCTCGACGCGCTCGATCGTTCCCGTGCTGCGGGATATCTGTCGGCAGGAGGGCGTGGAGTTCGAGGACGATGCGCTGCAGAAGATCGCCGAGCAGACCAGCGGCGACCTGCGGTCGGCGATCAACGACCTGCAGGCCGTCGCCGAGCAGACCGAGACGCTGACCGTCGACGACGTGATGACCGGCGAGCGCGACACGACGGAGGGCATCTTCGACTACCTTGACGACGTGATCAAGAAGTTAGACGCCGAGGAGGCGCTGAAGGCGTCCTACGACGTCGACGAGACGCCCGACGACATGATCAACTGGATCGAGGACAACATGCCCAAGGACTACGAGGGCCGCGAACTCGCCGACGCCTACGGCTACCTGGCGAACGCCGACCGCTGGCTCGGCCGCGTGCGGGCGACCCAGAACTACTCCTACTGGCGCTACGCCGGCGACAACATGACCGCCGGCGTCGCCGCGGCCCGCCAGGGTTCGAAGGGCGGCTGGACCCGCTACGGCCCGCCGAGCTACTGGTCGAAGCTCGGGCGCTCGAAGGGGACCCGCCAGACGCGGGACGGCATCGCGCGGCGGATCGCCGAGACCAGCGGGACCAGCATCGGGACGGCCCGACGCCGGGTGCTTCCCTTCCTCTCGGTGATGACCCACCACTGCAAGAACCGCGAGCTCACCGTGCGGATGGCCGCCGCCTACGACCTCGACGCGAAGGAACTGTCGTTCGTCACCGGCAGCGGCGAGGACACCAACAAGATCCAGTCGATCGTCGAGGACGCCGAGGAACTGCGGGAGGACGCCGCCGTCGAGCACTCCGGCGGCGCGTTCGAGGGCGCGACGCGCTCGACGGACGACGCGCCCGAGAACGCAGACGGTGACGAGGACCGTGACGGAGAGGAGGGTGACGATGGCGACGCCGACGGCCAGGCGACGCTCGCGGCCAGCGCGGGTGACGTCGATTCGAAGGACGGCGATGCGAGCGCTGCCGAGGGGGGCGACGCGGACGCCGCGTCGTCCGACGGCAACGCGGACGCCGAAGCCGCCGAGGAAGACGACGACCAGTCCGGCCTCGACGACTTCTTTTAG